In Bacillota bacterium, the genomic stretch TCTTGAACATCATCCCCACCTCGCAGTATCCGATTTCCGTGCCGTAAAATAAAAAAACTCGCCTCCCATTAGAGACGAGATTATACCCGCGGTACCACTCTAGTTGGCTAAAATAGCCCACTTTTGGTCGCAATAGACCATCCCGATAACGGTGGGAGCCGGCAGAGCCTACTGGCCAGAGACTTTCGGTCTGCTCCTCAAGGGTCCGTTCCAACCCATCCCCGACACCAGGCTTTCACCCTTCCCTGGCTCGCTGTGGTCTAGACGAGTTGTACTACTCCCCATCATCGGCACTGATATGCAAGCTAACTTATCCTAAATGTTAGCACGCCCTGGGGATTTCGGTCAAGAAGATTCGGCATGGTTACTTAGAAGTTCTCTCCCTTGGCGACTAATCCTAAGAGATGGCTTTGTCGATAAAGCTTTCAATCTCCGCCTGGGTTTTCCGATCCTTGCTGACAAACCGGTCGATCTCAGTACCATCCCGGTAGATGATAAAGCTGGGAATCCCGAAGATGTCTAGCTCCTGACAGAGATCGATGAGCTGGTCTCGATCGACTTGGAAAAACTTCAACTGCGAATACTTCTCTTCAATCTCCGGCAGCACCGGCTCGATGACTCTGCAATCGGCACACCACTGCGCGGAAAACACCACTACCACAGTGCCCTCCTTGATGGCAGCTTCATAGGCTTGTCTCGATGCTAAGGTCTTCATTGTTATTTCTCCCTTCAAGTTCAGGAAATAAATACCAAAATTCCTTCAGCTTCAGGTTTATTGTCCCCTATGCCATCCTTTTCCATTCCTAGATCAAGTGTACCATGAGTTGGCTCCTAATGGCGTCCTTTTTGGCTAATGGGCCCATTTTTCACACTAAATAATCCCTATATCCTAAAGCAAATACTCCAAGGCCTTCATAGTCTGTAACAAACCGATGGCTAATCACACTTTAGCCAAAACAAGGTTAAGAAAGGAGAAACCAATATGCCAGTCGAGATTATGCAGGCCAATGAATGTCTAACATGCGGTGATTGTCAGACGATTAACCCTGGCGCATTACAGGTAGGCGAAGGAGTCTGGTGCAAGAACGTCATGTTGCTTTCCCGGGAAATCACCCTTCCCATCGCTGGGGCCATGCGTGCCTTCTACCTAGAGCAGAAGGTGCCCTTTGAACTGCTGATCATCAGAGTCGACGACGTCGTATAACACCATCGAATCCTAGGTAGGTAAGGCCCTTGCCCTTGGCTCTACCTTCCATCGCACCCTGTACTGGAGGTGATGTGATGGCATGTCTACCTGAAGATCGAACAGCGAATCTCTGCCTTGATCAGGCCATATACCAAATCACGCTTGACAGCATGGAATGTGAGAATGGCATTTCTACCTGGTGCTATACCGTTGCTACCAGCGGTGAAGAGCCGGATTTAGGTCACTGGGTCCTGGGCACCTGCGCAGACCCACTTCCAACGGTCCTTGGAGTCACCAGAGATGGAGTACCCCTTGATCCCGATGACTTTGAGGTAGGCACAGACCCACTCACCGGAGTCACCGGAATCATATTTAGAGACGGCATAGACCTCGGTGACACTGTGACCTATTGCATCCAAATC encodes the following:
- a CDS encoding thioredoxin family protein produces the protein MKTLASRQAYEAAIKEGTVVVVFSAQWCADCRVIEPVLPEIEEKYSQLKFFQVDRDQLIDLCQELDIFGIPSFIIYRDGTEIDRFVSKDRKTQAEIESFIDKAIS